tatggaaattttcaagaaattggagattaacaTACCGTTTTCTGAAGCACTTCGACAAATTCCttcatatgctaaatttttgaaggaactcctcaCGAAAAAGAGGAAATATATTGAAGAGGAAACTATTGAAGTATAGGGAAATTGTAGTGTTATCATACAAAAGCTCCTACCTCCGAAGTTTAAAGATCCTGGTAGGTTCAccattccatgcaccatagggAAGTTAACTGTTGGAAGGGCATTGATTGATCTAGGAGCTAGCATCAACTTGATGCCTCTCTatgtttaaaaagattaaagGTTTGGAACTCAAGCCTACTCGGATGACTCTCCAATTAGCAGATAGATCCTTGAAATACTCTTGTGGGGTGGTTGAAGATGTACTAGTAAAAGTGGACAAATTTCTATTTTCGGTGGATTTTGTTATTATGGAGATGGAGAAGGATGTAAATGtgcctcttattcttgggagaccttttatgaacaCTGCCAGAGTCTTAATTGATGTGAAAAATGGAAAACTCAAGGTGAGAgtacaagatgaagaagtgaattttgatgTGTTTGAAGCTATGTCTCATCCAAATTATGGTAGGGCATGTTTCCATCTTGACGCACTTGATGAAGTATgtatgataaaagaaaagtttgtaCGTTGTCCTTCTCCTTTAGAGAAAGCGCTCATTGATGTGTGTGAAGAGGTGAATGACGAGGAAGAGGAACTAATTGAGGAGTGCTTGACTAACTTGGATGCATTAAAATAAATTCCTTTTAATGAGTCGGAAATTGAAGAAATCACTACCACGGAGAAAGTCAAGGAAAAGAAACTGGAGTTGAAAATGTTACCACCACATTTAAAGTATGTTTACTTAGAAGAAGGTGGGAATAAACCAGTCATTATCAGTAATTCTTTATcctccaaagaagaagaaaaactggTGGAAGTATTGAAATCCAACAAAGGAGCCATTGGATGGTCAATTTCGGATCTTAAAGGTATAAGCCCCACTTATTGCATGCATAAAATATTCATGGAAGATGATTATAAACTAGTCGCTCAACCACAAAGAAGACTGAATCTTGTAATGAAGGAGGAAATTAGAAAAGAAGTTTTGAAGCTTCTGGAGGCTGGTATAATTTATCCTATTTCTGATAGTGCATGGGTAAGCGTAGTACAGGtggtgccaaagaaaggtgggatgacggTTACTGGGTGGAGGATGTGCATTGACTATAGAAAGTTGAATAAGGCTACAAGGAAGGATCACTTTacccttcctttcatggatcaaatGTTGGAAAGATTGGTTGGGCAAGCTTTTTATTACTTTCTGGATTGTTACTCAAgttacaatcaaattgtggtggaCCCAAAAGATTAGGAAAATACAACTTTCACTTGTCCATTCAGTATTTTTGCTTATAGAAAAATGCCATTTGGATTGTGTAATGCTCCAGCCACATTTCAGAGGTGTTTGCAAGCaatcttcatggatgatttttcggTATTTGGTGATTCCTTTCAAGTTTGCTTATCTAAACTGGATACTGTTCTTAAAAGATGCATTGAGACAAACCTTATTCTTAATTGGGGAAAGTGTCATTTTATGGTGACTGAAGGTATTGTTTTGGGTCACAAAGTTTCTTCCAGGGGAATTGAGGTTGATAGAGCTAAAGTGAAAGTCATTGAATAACTTCCACCACCTTCAACTGTGAAGGGAATCAGAAGCTTTTTGGGGCATGCcgggttttatagaagattcattaaaTACTTTTCTAAGATTGCCAAACCGTTAAGCAATCTACTTATCAAAGATGTACCTTTTGTGATGACTGATGAATGTCTTAAGGCCTTTGAcattttgaagaagaaattgatttCTGCCCTAGTGATTGTAGCTCCGGATTGGAATCAAGACTTTTagttaatgtgtgatgctagtgattatgccCTAGGTGTTGTTCTTGGCTAGAGAAGAGGAAAGGTTTTTCACACTATCTATTGTGCGAGTAAAGTTTTGAATGAAGCCCAGTTGAATTATGCCACTACGGAAAAGGAGTTCTTTGTTATTGTGTACGCcttggagaaatttagaccttatctcattgggtctaaaGTGATCATATACACGGATCATGCGGCTATAAAGTATTTGTTAACCAAGTCGGATTCTAAATCGCGCTTGATTAGATGAGTACTCTTActacaagaatttgatgtggaaatCTGTGATAAAAAGGGTAGTGAGAATTTGATTGCTAATCATTTGTCCCGGATAGTTAATAAAGAAGTTACGagtaaggaaaaagaaatttggGAATCCTTCTCAAACGAAACACTTCTCTATTTTCAAcagaggccatggtttgctgaCATGGCCAATTTTAAAGATGCAGGAGTAATTCTAGAGGATTT
This Vigna angularis cultivar LongXiaoDou No.4 chromosome 4, ASM1680809v1, whole genome shotgun sequence DNA region includes the following protein-coding sequences:
- the LOC108330309 gene encoding uncharacterized protein LOC108330309 translates to MTLQLADRSLKYSCGVVEDVLVKVDKFLFSVDFVIMEMEKDVNVPLILGRPFMNTARVLIDVKNGKLKVRVQDEEVNFDVFEAMSHPNYGRACFHLDALDEVCMIKEKFVRCPSPLEKALIDVCEEVNDEEEELIEECLTNLDALK